In the genome of Thermosphaera aggregans DSM 11486, one region contains:
- the tes gene encoding tetraether lipid synthase Tes, with the protein MLKKPGEISYSLPKIRQGEEVLSLTLSVCPYCYRELAAIIVERDGKVYIRRVCPEHGDIEELYYGDVAFYKKVTGWHEEGRGARHVYTQVSTLCPFNCGLCPMHKNHTALVNMVITNRCNLSCWYCFFYAEASGYVYEPSLEQIRDMVRSIKKQGVTVAIQLTGGEPLLRDDLIDIVKLLRDEGVRHIQLNTNGIKFAELYLEDPAKAIEYARALRSNGVNTVYLSFDGVSPVVNWKNHWEIPYIFETFRKAGLTSVVLVPTVIKGVNTHELGAILKFAGRNMDIVRAVNFQPVSLTGYMKKHEREKYRITIPDVVKLVEEQTNGEIHSNAWFPVNVSAIFSRFVEGFSGEFKFEMGNHPICGVGTYVYVERKNGSVKFTPITDFVDVEGLLEYLKDKWEDLITGSSRLTTGLRLLYSIRKFINQEKAPEGFDLYKLLFNIIVKRSYEALGELHYKLLFIGQMHFMDLYNYDIQRVQRCNIHYSVPDGRLIPFCAFNIFDDIYRDKIQREYSIPAEEYSIKYNLPKGYLTKKYVRDRRKLESTELYKITYEGLLEKK; encoded by the coding sequence ATGTTGAAGAAGCCTGGCGAGATATCTTACTCCTTGCCTAAGATAAGGCAGGGAGAGGAGGTTTTATCGCTCACGTTAAGCGTGTGCCCATACTGTTACAGGGAGTTGGCAGCCATCATTGTCGAGAGAGACGGCAAGGTCTACATTAGAAGAGTGTGCCCGGAGCATGGGGATATCGAGGAGCTCTACTACGGGGATGTAGCCTTCTATAAGAAGGTGACAGGCTGGCATGAGGAGGGGCGTGGAGCACGCCACGTTTATACCCAAGTATCAACCCTCTGCCCCTTCAACTGCGGCCTCTGCCCAATGCACAAGAACCACACTGCGCTAGTAAACATGGTTATAACCAATAGGTGTAACCTGAGTTGCTGGTATTGTTTCTTCTATGCAGAAGCCTCTGGGTACGTTTACGAGCCAAGCCTTGAACAGATAAGGGACATGGTGAGAAGCATTAAGAAGCAGGGGGTAACAGTTGCAATACAGTTGACGGGCGGTGAGCCCCTGCTAAGGGATGACCTAATAGACATTGTCAAGCTTTTAAGGGATGAAGGGGTCAGGCACATCCAGTTGAACACCAACGGGATAAAATTCGCGGAGCTATACCTCGAAGACCCAGCTAAAGCCATAGAGTACGCCAGGGCTCTCAGAAGCAACGGAGTCAACACAGTCTACCTTAGCTTCGACGGAGTATCACCAGTGGTCAACTGGAAAAACCACTGGGAGATCCCATACATTTTCGAAACCTTCAGGAAAGCCGGATTAACCAGCGTTGTCCTGGTGCCCACAGTCATAAAAGGCGTGAACACCCACGAGCTGGGAGCCATATTGAAGTTTGCGGGGAGAAACATGGATATTGTAAGGGCTGTGAACTTCCAGCCCGTAAGCCTCACGGGCTATATGAAGAAACATGAGAGGGAGAAATACCGTATCACAATACCTGACGTTGTCAAGCTCGTGGAGGAGCAGACGAACGGGGAGATACACTCCAATGCATGGTTCCCGGTCAACGTGAGCGCGATATTCTCAAGGTTCGTGGAGGGCTTCAGTGGTGAGTTCAAGTTCGAGATGGGCAACCATCCGATATGCGGTGTGGGAACATATGTTTACGTTGAAAGGAAAAACGGCAGCGTGAAGTTCACCCCTATAACGGATTTCGTCGATGTTGAAGGACTCCTCGAGTATTTGAAAGATAAGTGGGAGGACCTGATCACGGGCTCGAGCAGGTTGACGACAGGCCTCCGCCTCCTCTACAGTATAAGAAAGTTTATAAACCAGGAGAAGGCTCCAGAGGGCTTTGACCTGTACAAGCTATTGTTCAACATCATTGTTAAAAGAAGCTATGAAGCTCTCGGAGAACTCCACTACAAACTACTATTCATAGGGCAGATGCACTTCATGGACCTCTACAATTACGATATTCAGAGAGTTCAGAGATGTAACATACACTATTCAGTCCCCGATGGAAGACTAATACCTTTCTGCGCGTTCAACATCTTCGACGACATATACAGAGATAAGATTCAGAGGGAGTACAGTATACCGGCAGAGGAGTACTCGATCAAATACAATCTGCCCAAGGGGTATTTGACAAAGAAGTATGTAAGGGATAGGAGAAAGCTTGAGTCAACGGAGCTCTACAAGATTACTTATGAAGGATTGCTGGAGAAAAAATAG
- a CDS encoding adenylate kinase family protein: MGKAIVIAGVPGTGKSTLARELARVLNTEAIDLSKLALENNLILEYDASRKTYVIDEEAVASKVRSIVENREGYVVIDTHYPEIIDPDIVDKVVVLRLNPFELEKRLLERGWGREKVNENIMAEILGTVSVNALDAFGGNKVYELDVSGKSVGEVLDEVLAVVKGEARFEPGLRINWLEQIPAEALDRFNNYGGDGNGF, encoded by the coding sequence ATGGGCAAAGCTATTGTGATCGCGGGCGTGCCGGGAACGGGCAAGTCGACTCTGGCCAGGGAGCTCGCGAGAGTTTTAAACACGGAAGCCATCGACCTGTCAAAGCTTGCCCTCGAGAACAACCTCATCCTAGAGTATGATGCTTCAAGGAAGACATACGTTATCGATGAGGAGGCTGTTGCCTCGAAGGTTAGGAGTATTGTTGAGAACAGGGAGGGCTACGTCGTCATAGATACCCACTACCCGGAAATAATTGACCCCGATATCGTGGACAAGGTTGTTGTTCTAAGGCTCAACCCTTTCGAGCTTGAGAAGAGGCTCTTAGAGAGAGGTTGGGGAAGGGAGAAGGTTAACGAGAACATTATGGCTGAGATACTCGGGACGGTTTCAGTGAACGCTTTAGACGCCTTCGGGGGCAACAAGGTTTACGAGCTGGATGTTTCCGGGAAGAGCGTTGGAGAAGTACTTGACGAAGTCTTGGCGGTCGTGAAGGGAGAAGCCCGGTTCGAACCAGGCTTAAGGATTAACTGGCTTGAGCAAATCCCCGCGGAAGCCTTGGACAGGTTTAACAATTACGGGGGTGATGGCAACGGTTTTTAA
- a CDS encoding GTPase, translated as MATVFKLASWSELERMVSKADIVLMVLDARTPLETFSRRLEAMTARHGKQLLLVLNKSDLIPRDVADEWKEFFKTRGYHVVYIAAARHMGTLRLRRTIKHLAREFPVTVAVAGYPKVGKSSIINALKGRHSAPTSPYPGSPGYTRSFQLYRIDEDIYMIDTPGVIPVEGGDLERVLRGYPPEKLDDPVNPAIELIKKILSYNKEAFAIAYGIEAQDPLSILEQYAVKRGWFYKTTKEPLIEEAARAIIRDYHDGRIPFYERPG; from the coding sequence ATGGCAACGGTTTTTAAACTAGCATCATGGAGCGAGCTTGAGAGAATGGTTTCCAAGGCAGACATCGTGCTAATGGTTCTTGACGCTAGAACGCCCTTAGAGACCTTCAGCAGAAGGCTCGAGGCAATGACGGCTAGGCACGGTAAGCAACTGCTCCTCGTCCTCAACAAGAGCGATCTGATACCCAGGGATGTTGCCGACGAGTGGAAAGAGTTCTTCAAGACCAGGGGCTACCACGTGGTCTATATTGCTGCAGCCAGGCACATGGGCACTCTAAGGCTTCGCCGAACAATCAAGCACTTGGCCAGGGAGTTCCCTGTAACGGTCGCTGTAGCGGGGTATCCAAAGGTGGGTAAGTCCTCAATAATCAACGCGTTGAAAGGACGCCACTCAGCCCCAACAAGCCCCTACCCTGGAAGCCCAGGCTACACCAGGAGCTTCCAACTCTACAGGATTGACGAGGACATCTACATGATCGACACACCTGGTGTAATACCTGTGGAAGGAGGGGATTTGGAAAGAGTTTTAAGAGGATATCCGCCGGAGAAGCTGGATGATCCGGTAAACCCTGCGATTGAGCTAATAAAGAAAATTCTGAGCTACAATAAGGAAGCATTCGCCATAGCCTACGGTATTGAGGCGCAGGATCCGCTAAGCATTCTCGAACAATACGCTGTTAAGAGGGGATGGTTCTACAAGACCACTAAGGAGCCATTGATAGAGGAGGCTGCGAGGGCTATTATAAGGGATTATCACGATGGTAGGATACCTTTTTACGAGAGGCCTGGATAA
- a CDS encoding MoaD/ThiS family protein, producing the protein MPVKVNITGEGEPRIVEVSRIRVKDLLAKLGLNPTEYVVLKDGEILVDDDEVVDGEVVTVFTVKSGG; encoded by the coding sequence ATGCCTGTTAAGGTAAATATAACGGGTGAGGGGGAGCCGAGGATTGTTGAAGTATCCAGGATCAGGGTTAAAGACCTGCTCGCAAAACTAGGGCTGAATCCTACCGAGTACGTTGTTCTAAAGGATGGTGAAATACTCGTCGATGATGACGAGGTTGTTGACGGGGAGGTGGTAACGGTTTTCACGGTCAAGTCGGGAGGGTAG
- a CDS encoding HesA/MoeB/ThiF family protein, which translates to MLSPEELERYSRQIPVIGVEGQLRLKNSSILVAGAGGLGSAVLHYLVAMGVGRIIVIDEGLVELSNLQRQILYTVDDIGKPKVTVAYHKLKKLNPNVEITPVHARITEEIIDDYVKSVDVVVDALDNWETRFILDKACWRLGKPLVHAGVGEFYGQVTTIIPGKTPCLRCLFQGVDKTEKKPVIVMGHIPGLLGLLEVNEVVKIILGVGEPLINKLALFNAKTNSMEIVEIKKFECQVCQE; encoded by the coding sequence ATGCTCAGTCCAGAGGAGCTTGAGAGGTATAGTAGGCAGATTCCCGTGATCGGGGTTGAGGGCCAGCTGAGGCTTAAAAACTCGAGCATCCTGGTTGCGGGAGCCGGGGGGTTGGGATCAGCTGTCTTACACTACCTAGTTGCCATGGGTGTTGGCAGGATAATCGTTATAGATGAAGGATTAGTGGAGTTGAGCAATCTTCAAAGACAAATCCTCTACACGGTTGATGACATAGGTAAGCCAAAAGTAACCGTTGCCTACCACAAGCTGAAAAAACTCAACCCTAATGTCGAGATAACACCGGTTCATGCGAGGATTACCGAGGAAATAATAGACGACTATGTGAAAAGCGTTGACGTCGTTGTAGACGCGTTGGACAATTGGGAGACGAGATTTATTCTGGACAAGGCTTGCTGGAGGCTTGGAAAACCCCTGGTTCACGCAGGGGTCGGCGAATTCTACGGTCAGGTAACCACGATAATTCCCGGTAAAACCCCTTGTTTAAGATGCCTGTTCCAAGGGGTTGATAAGACGGAGAAGAAGCCAGTGATAGTTATGGGTCATATACCAGGCTTGTTAGGGTTGTTAGAGGTTAATGAGGTTGTCAAGATAATTCTCGGTGTGGGAGAGCCATTGATTAATAAACTAGCCTTGTTCAATGCTAAAACAAACAGCATGGAAATAGTTGAGATTAAGAAGTTTGAATGCCAAGTATGTCAGGAATAG
- a CDS encoding MoaD/ThiS family protein: MGLLKITVVFLGRASEFSQKSIITVELPENATLYDLLKKLGETVNPRIFTKFLEGQFVFVTYVNDTPTISLTTPLRDGDRVSLITPEMGG, from the coding sequence GTGGGGCTTTTGAAAATAACAGTGGTCTTCCTTGGAAGAGCCAGCGAGTTCTCCCAGAAATCAATAATAACGGTAGAACTACCTGAGAACGCAACGCTCTACGATCTGTTGAAAAAACTTGGTGAAACAGTTAACCCGAGGATCTTCACCAAGTTCCTTGAAGGCCAGTTTGTGTTTGTAACATACGTGAACGATACCCCAACCATCTCGCTCACCACCCCGTTAAGAGATGGCGACAGGGTGTCGCTGATAACTCCTGAAATGGGTGGTTGA
- the pdxT gene encoding pyridoxal 5'-phosphate synthase glutaminase subunit PdxT: MKIGVLALQGDYLEHAQLLKELGVEAVYVKRSEQLREIKALIIPGGESTTIGNLISQMGLSQAIVKYAEEGNPVLGTCAGAIILAKKVIDRVVGETGQFTLGLMNIAVTRNAFGRQNESFEATVYVEDIGEVRAAFIRAPVISDAWSPAKITGYIDHPAIGRVGVAAKQGSLIAISFHPEITGDKQIYEYLISLAKK; the protein is encoded by the coding sequence GTGAAGATAGGTGTATTAGCTCTTCAAGGCGACTACCTGGAGCATGCGCAGTTGCTGAAAGAGCTTGGTGTTGAAGCGGTCTACGTTAAGAGGAGCGAGCAATTGAGAGAGATCAAAGCATTGATCATACCCGGTGGTGAATCGACAACCATTGGCAATCTGATATCGCAAATGGGACTCTCGCAGGCCATAGTAAAATATGCAGAAGAAGGGAATCCGGTACTGGGGACTTGTGCAGGGGCAATAATCCTGGCCAAGAAAGTAATCGACAGAGTGGTTGGTGAGACGGGCCAGTTCACGCTTGGATTAATGAATATAGCGGTGACGAGAAACGCGTTTGGAAGACAGAACGAGTCTTTCGAAGCAACGGTATACGTAGAAGACATTGGCGAGGTTAGAGCCGCGTTCATAAGGGCACCTGTTATATCGGATGCTTGGAGCCCGGCGAAAATAACGGGCTACATAGACCACCCAGCAATTGGAAGAGTGGGCGTGGCCGCAAAGCAGGGCAGTTTAATCGCTATTTCGTTCCACCCTGAGATCACCGGAGACAAGCAAATATACGAGTACCTAATAAGCCTCGCCAAGAAATAG
- the pdxS gene encoding pyridoxal 5'-phosphate synthase lyase subunit PdxS, translating to MKLVDGYVFLGKLRDLIYELLEAKDRAVEEGLVVENATPLVKYGFISMLKGGVIMDVTCPEQARIAEESGAVGVMVLDKLPYDVRMAGGVARTADLKVIESVMDAITIPVSAKCRIGHEEEARLLEELGVDLIDESEVLTPVDEKAHINKWRFKTPFVNGARSLPEALRRIYEGVSMIRTKGEPGTGNVAEAVRHMKMVNRDISLLRGYYIEGDYEAIWIYSKENKVPYELALLTAKLGRLPVVNFAAGGIATPADAALMMWLGADGVFVGSGIFKSNDPATRARAIVLATAFYDDPETVVEAQKMVSEKNAMLGIDIRTLKPEQLMQVRGE from the coding sequence ATGAAGCTAGTCGACGGGTATGTATTTCTCGGAAAGCTCAGGGACCTGATCTACGAGTTGCTCGAGGCAAAGGATAGAGCCGTAGAGGAGGGATTAGTAGTAGAGAACGCGACACCCCTCGTTAAATACGGCTTTATCTCGATGCTGAAAGGCGGAGTTATCATGGACGTTACATGCCCAGAGCAGGCGAGAATAGCCGAGGAAAGCGGTGCAGTGGGCGTGATGGTTTTAGACAAGTTACCATACGATGTGAGAATGGCGGGCGGTGTCGCGAGAACAGCCGATTTAAAAGTCATAGAGAGCGTTATGGATGCGATAACCATCCCTGTATCTGCAAAGTGCAGGATAGGGCATGAAGAGGAGGCCAGGCTACTCGAAGAGCTAGGGGTGGACTTGATAGATGAAAGCGAGGTTTTAACTCCCGTTGACGAGAAGGCACACATCAACAAGTGGAGGTTTAAAACGCCCTTTGTGAACGGGGCGCGAAGCCTGCCCGAGGCCCTTAGAAGAATCTATGAAGGCGTTTCAATGATTAGAACGAAGGGAGAGCCTGGAACAGGCAACGTGGCAGAGGCCGTCAGGCACATGAAAATGGTAAATAGGGATATCTCCTTATTGAGGGGGTACTACATTGAGGGCGACTATGAGGCGATATGGATTTACTCCAAGGAAAACAAGGTGCCATACGAATTGGCCCTCCTCACCGCAAAACTAGGCAGACTACCAGTGGTGAATTTCGCGGCGGGAGGAATAGCTACACCAGCCGATGCAGCGCTCATGATGTGGCTCGGGGCGGACGGTGTGTTCGTGGGATCGGGTATATTCAAGAGCAACGATCCAGCTACAAGGGCAAGAGCTATCGTGCTTGCCACGGCCTTCTACGACGACCCAGAAACCGTTGTCGAAGCGCAGAAAATGGTGTCTGAGAAGAATGCGATGCTGGGCATTGACATTAGGACTTTGAAGCCAGAGCAATTGATGCAGGTGAGAGGTGAGTAG
- a CDS encoding SLC13 family permease — MLRKIALILLLSFTLSTLISYYVAIPNTPVGSEIVEYWRTVTGNRGSINDLSSIFKQSVSLGLFLAVIGLTILSMEYRYYAVFLGISLVTILGIVPPQNMITGVEWNLILFLIGSMTLAFILKSLGVFEYLAIKILEFSNGSVNKLFFTLLFFAWFLAMIVDEATSILYVIFLVFEIKKLTRQDVYMLAVATVLATNTGSMALPVGNPIGIYLSFTAQLSVKDFLSKSLPLSFILLIITYTTIYILNKNYLRTLANELSEKKVRKRIEAYYSNISREDLRKVKMGALLILVFLATVSTVDFTAEILTSFSGSEIQPHSLLSFIPYTLILVAGLVYGPEKLEHAITRGVEWPSILFFISLFMLGFSLLYTGIASKLAYLIIEAGMPTNGEDPGILGEFMLVFSAILSSLLDNLSVIVAATPIVKTIEALFSTKKVYWSLLYGTVLGGNFTPIGSTANIVAIGLLDRENIKITWGSWLKIALIPTIIQISIALGWSIGII, encoded by the coding sequence ATGTTGAGAAAAATAGCTTTAATACTCCTGCTCTCATTCACCCTGTCAACCCTAATCTCCTACTATGTAGCAATCCCTAACACCCCTGTTGGCTCCGAGATAGTCGAGTACTGGAGAACGGTTACTGGGAACAGGGGTAGCATTAATGATTTATCAAGTATTTTCAAGCAATCCGTTTCCCTAGGGCTTTTCCTAGCCGTTATAGGGTTGACAATACTGTCTATGGAGTACCGCTACTATGCTGTTTTCCTTGGAATATCCCTGGTAACAATCCTCGGCATAGTGCCTCCTCAAAACATGATCACAGGTGTGGAGTGGAATCTAATCTTATTCCTCATAGGTAGCATGACACTAGCCTTCATCCTCAAATCCCTGGGTGTTTTCGAATATCTCGCGATCAAAATACTCGAATTCTCAAACGGCTCGGTCAACAAACTCTTCTTTACACTCTTATTCTTCGCCTGGTTTCTAGCAATGATTGTTGATGAGGCAACCAGCATTCTCTACGTGATCTTTCTAGTGTTCGAGATAAAAAAGCTCACACGCCAAGACGTGTATATGCTTGCAGTTGCCACGGTTTTAGCAACCAATACTGGTAGCATGGCACTACCGGTTGGAAACCCTATTGGAATATACTTGTCTTTCACGGCACAGCTCTCCGTTAAAGACTTCTTGTCGAAATCATTGCCTTTATCATTTATTCTCTTAATAATAACTTACACTACCATCTATATTTTAAACAAGAACTACCTTAGAACCCTGGCAAACGAGCTTAGTGAGAAGAAGGTTAGGAAGAGAATAGAAGCATACTACTCCAACATAAGTAGGGAGGATCTTAGGAAGGTTAAAATGGGGGCGTTGCTCATTCTGGTATTCCTTGCAACAGTGTCCACAGTTGACTTCACCGCAGAGATTCTAACAAGCTTCTCAGGTAGCGAGATCCAGCCGCACTCCCTCCTCTCCTTCATACCGTATACTCTAATATTGGTCGCAGGATTAGTCTACGGCCCTGAAAAACTGGAGCACGCTATAACAAGAGGCGTTGAATGGCCTTCAATACTGTTCTTCATATCGCTCTTCATGCTTGGCTTCTCCCTCCTATACACCGGGATTGCTTCCAAACTAGCCTACTTAATCATCGAGGCGGGGATGCCCACGAACGGTGAGGACCCGGGAATACTGGGGGAGTTTATGCTAGTTTTCTCGGCAATTCTAAGCAGCCTACTAGACAATTTAAGCGTGATAGTGGCGGCAACACCGATTGTTAAAACCATAGAAGCATTATTTTCAACGAAGAAAGTCTACTGGAGCCTACTATACGGGACCGTATTGGGAGGCAACTTCACTCCGATCGGTTCCACAGCCAACATAGTGGCTATTGGGCTTCTTGATAGAGAGAACATCAAGATTACATGGGGGTCCTGGTTGAAAATAGCGTTAATCCCCACGATCATCCAGATTTCAATAGCCTTAGGATGGAGCATTGGTATCATTTAA
- a CDS encoding ferredoxin domain-containing protein, with product MITEQDAVKNAVKTAAELMVASAKTAPKARGVDNIVTLVLDSKEELEKLASKMEELAPEYGDFFRRDAQNVRNSLAVVLIGCSISSLQLNKPSKWILDPDIVNSLVNLGIAIGSAVKTAGLLNIDNRVMFTIGVAAQELGLLKADVVYGIPLSVTGKNIFFDRKWPPK from the coding sequence GTGATTACTGAACAGGACGCGGTAAAAAACGCTGTGAAAACAGCCGCGGAGTTAATGGTGGCGTCAGCAAAGACGGCTCCAAAGGCTAGGGGAGTTGACAACATTGTAACACTAGTGCTCGATTCGAAAGAGGAGTTGGAGAAGCTGGCTTCGAAAATGGAGGAGCTTGCCCCTGAGTACGGGGATTTCTTCAGGAGAGATGCTCAAAATGTTAGAAACAGCTTAGCGGTCGTCCTGATAGGGTGCAGTATTTCAAGCCTACAGTTAAACAAGCCTAGTAAATGGATTCTGGATCCCGATATTGTCAATTCACTGGTTAATCTTGGAATAGCAATAGGATCAGCCGTTAAAACAGCAGGCTTGCTCAACATAGACAACAGGGTAATGTTCACCATAGGTGTTGCAGCCCAGGAGCTCGGGTTGCTGAAGGCAGACGTAGTGTACGGCATCCCATTGTCCGTTACGGGGAAGAACATATTCTTCGACAGGAAGTGGCCTCCTAAATAA
- the tsaA gene encoding tRNA (N6-threonylcarbamoyladenosine(37)-N6)-methyltransferase TrmO: protein MAEFKIELKPIGIVHVEAGDEEVKNSISGVPGIVEIFPEYEEGLKGLEGFSHVILVTLLHKAIDRDRKTLLVKPRRLVKYGFKPEELPLVGVFATDSPHRPNPIGVSIVELTSVSGRFLRVKGLDVFNGTPVLDLKPYTPGRIMRELRLPEWYASLLEKARSVVPGLSDL, encoded by the coding sequence ATGGCGGAGTTTAAAATAGAGCTCAAGCCTATTGGAATCGTCCATGTCGAAGCAGGTGATGAAGAAGTTAAGAACAGTATCAGCGGGGTCCCAGGGATTGTTGAGATATTCCCGGAGTACGAGGAGGGTTTGAAGGGCTTGGAAGGGTTCTCACACGTAATCCTTGTAACGCTCCTGCACAAGGCTATTGATCGGGACAGGAAGACGCTACTGGTTAAGCCGAGAAGGCTTGTAAAATATGGTTTCAAACCAGAGGAGCTACCTTTAGTAGGGGTTTTCGCAACCGACTCCCCACACCGTCCAAACCCGATTGGGGTTTCAATAGTTGAGTTGACTAGTGTCAGTGGCAGGTTTCTACGCGTAAAGGGATTGGACGTTTTCAACGGTACCCCAGTGTTGGATTTAAAACCGTACACCCCTGGCAGGATCATGCGTGAACTGAGGCTCCCGGAATGGTATGCGAGCCTCCTGGAGAAGGCGAGGAGCGTTGTCCCAGGGCTGAGCGATCTGTAA
- a CDS encoding saccharopine dehydrogenase family protein yields the protein MSEVTVIGLGRVGFRTLKLLQELLPHASFNAVDANPGVKPLVEALDRTVFHVYSQNVLKELASRSDLIVTALPSSTAFPILKSLAEECVNIVDVSFTREDPYLLEPIVEKCGTVFIPDAGFAPGYSNLVAGYVGRGLGGLESIDIMVGGIPSYPVPPLGYVVTWNPLDLIEEYKRPARIIRNGEFIAVDPLSETITVDVESVGRLEGFVSDGLRTLLRNIRARNMREVTLRWPGHIGFMKLLRDLGLMSEEYLEIDNISVQPVKLLAKIFETRLKADVNDLAILHVEATGAGGKRYVETAVLQGTRENPATPYFTALVHAYTSYLVAKGLIKPGVQPLENMSEHKHGFQEYLESKNVKIMIKRW from the coding sequence ATGAGCGAGGTAACAGTAATCGGGTTGGGAAGAGTCGGGTTTAGAACGCTTAAACTATTGCAAGAGCTGCTTCCCCACGCGAGCTTCAACGCTGTCGACGCGAACCCAGGGGTTAAACCCTTGGTTGAAGCCCTAGATAGGACGGTGTTCCATGTCTATTCGCAGAACGTATTGAAAGAGCTCGCGAGCAGGTCAGACTTAATCGTAACTGCCCTTCCATCCTCTACAGCCTTCCCTATCCTGAAATCCCTTGCTGAGGAATGCGTTAACATTGTTGATGTTTCATTCACGAGGGAAGACCCCTACCTGCTCGAGCCCATAGTGGAGAAGTGTGGAACAGTGTTCATACCTGATGCCGGGTTCGCCCCAGGCTACAGTAATTTGGTCGCTGGGTACGTGGGGAGGGGGCTAGGAGGGTTGGAAAGCATAGACATAATGGTTGGAGGCATCCCCAGCTATCCTGTTCCACCCCTAGGCTATGTTGTAACGTGGAATCCTTTAGACCTCATCGAAGAGTATAAGAGGCCTGCGAGAATCATTCGCAACGGGGAATTTATAGCAGTGGACCCGTTGTCCGAGACCATTACGGTTGATGTTGAAAGCGTGGGGAGGCTTGAAGGATTCGTGTCAGACGGCTTGAGAACCCTGCTGAGAAATATCAGGGCGAGAAACATGAGAGAGGTAACTCTAAGATGGCCCGGGCACATAGGCTTCATGAAGCTCTTGAGAGACCTGGGGTTGATGAGCGAGGAGTATTTGGAAATTGATAATATCAGCGTGCAACCCGTGAAGCTCCTGGCTAAAATCTTCGAGACAAGGCTGAAAGCGGATGTTAACGATTTAGCAATCCTACACGTGGAGGCAACGGGGGCTGGTGGGAAGAGGTATGTTGAAACAGCTGTTTTACAGGGCACGAGGGAGAACCCTGCGACACCATACTTCACAGCCCTCGTTCACGCGTATACTTCATACCTGGTTGCGAAAGGACTTATCAAGCCAGGTGTCCAGCCCCTAGAAAACATGAGCGAGCACAAGCACGGATTCCAGGAGTATTTGGAAAGTAAAAACGTCAAAATAATGATCAAACGCTGGTAG
- a CDS encoding ZIP family metal transporter has protein sequence MFSEADALGRSILFGLIPALGTSIGGLIGVLTPHSRESYMDLGLSFAAGLMLVASFTSLLIPSIELSNIYVALAGLITGVVMIFIMDKLTPHEHLEKRFEGPARYKGRVKTLYLMVFALLIHNIPEGMAVGAGSALVFEKGLALSIAIAIQDVPEGFAVSYPLIGLTGNRFKAFSIAALSGFSETLASMLTGLLIEVGQGLIPFILALAAGAMIYVVSDEVIPETHKYGHEDVATIGFVTGFITMLFLDSLV, from the coding sequence ATGTTTTCAGAAGCAGACGCCCTCGGGAGAAGCATATTATTCGGGTTAATACCTGCCCTGGGAACCAGTATCGGAGGGCTAATAGGGGTTTTAACGCCTCACTCGAGAGAATCCTATATGGACTTAGGCCTAAGCTTCGCGGCAGGGTTGATGCTGGTAGCGTCTTTCACAAGCCTACTTATCCCATCTATAGAGCTCTCCAACATTTACGTAGCGTTGGCGGGCTTGATAACTGGGGTGGTAATGATCTTTATCATGGATAAGCTCACCCCGCACGAGCACTTGGAGAAGAGGTTTGAGGGCCCTGCTAGATACAAGGGAAGGGTGAAGACGCTCTACCTAATGGTTTTCGCACTGCTCATTCACAATATCCCCGAGGGAATGGCTGTTGGAGCAGGCTCAGCACTTGTTTTCGAAAAAGGATTGGCTTTGTCGATAGCCATAGCCATCCAGGACGTGCCCGAGGGCTTCGCGGTCTCCTATCCATTGATAGGTTTGACAGGCAACCGGTTTAAAGCCTTCTCAATAGCGGCTCTCTCCGGGTTTAGTGAAACACTTGCAAGCATGTTAACGGGCTTGCTGATAGAGGTGGGGCAGGGGTTAATACCCTTCATACTCGCGTTGGCCGCCGGGGCAATGATTTACGTTGTAAGCGACGAGGTGATTCCTGAGACCCATAAGTACGGGCATGAGGATGTTGCGACAATAGGGTTTGTAACAGGGTTTATAACAATGCTATTCCTGGACAGCCTTGTTTGA